In the Flagellimonas sp. MMG031 genome, one interval contains:
- the rplS gene encoding 50S ribosomal protein L19 — MESLVKFVEDEFVPKKEFPKFSAGDTITVYYEIKEGEKTRTQFFKGVVIQRRGSGATETFTIRKMSGTVGVERIFPVNMPALQRIEVNKKGKVRRSRIFYFRGLTGKKARIKEVKG, encoded by the coding sequence ATGGAATCCTTAGTAAAATTTGTTGAAGACGAATTTGTTCCAAAAAAAGAATTTCCAAAATTTTCAGCTGGTGACACCATCACTGTTTATTACGAAATCAAGGAAGGTGAAAAAACACGTACCCAGTTCTTTAAGGGTGTGGTGATTCAACGAAGAGGTAGCGGTGCCACCGAAACCTTCACCATTCGCAAAATGTCCGGTACTGTTGGTGTGGAAAGAATTTTCCCAGTAAACATGCCAGCTTTGCAAAGAATTGAAGTAAATAAAAAAGGTAAAGTACGTAGATCCAGAATCTTCTACTTTAGAGGTCTTACCGGTAAAAAGGCCCGTATCAAAGAAGTTAAGGGATAG
- a CDS encoding TonB-dependent receptor: MPRHYLALLLALFGHFFVIHAQERYTLSGTISEASSNETLIGVTVAISELRTGTTTNEYGFYSITLPEGEYQVIVSYLGFQEVVRTINLNQNQKLDFKLEEKAEELAEVVVTDDVEKLDIRKPQMSVTSLSSNTIKQVPVVLGEADVIKSLVLLPGITNAGEASSGFNVRGGAVDQNLILLDEAIIFNSSHLFGFFSVFNPDAIKDVKLFKGGIPARYGGRVSSVLEIFQKEGNSKEFKVNGGIGAVASRLLVEGPIQKDRTAFLIGGRASYAHLFLPLFDVNSKAYFYDLNTKINHKINENNSVFLSGYFGRDLFNVSERFVNIYGNAVGNLRWNHLFSDKLFSNLSLIYSDYYYGLELDFVGFEWNSGIQNFNVKYDLKHYLNDKFQMNYGLNSIYYVFNPGKIVPNSPDSGIVEEQLTKKYANENAVYVDLEHQITENLSMQYGLRASQFNRFGQDEFFVYQNNNPVEFDPFTLTYREAKPIDTISPGRSGTLKSFFNLEPRVSMSYTFKENNSIKASYTRLAQYLHLLSNTSSPTPLDVWTPSGPFVEPQLLDQYAMGYFRNIKNGAYTLETEVFYKDIQNRIDYIDGANLIANNAIEQVILNGQARAYGLELLLRKNEGQFKGWLAYTLSRSEQRTPGRTLNFDSGRSNLETGINFGDWYSTPFDKTHDLSLYGSFELNDKWSFNANFVYQTGQPTNYPIGQFEFEGVSVPYYGLRNKERLPDYHRLDISAILTPRKNKGRKFQSEWVFSIYNAYNRMNAASINFRENEDTGRNEAVRTSIFGIVPSVTYNFKF; this comes from the coding sequence ATGCCCAGACATTATCTTGCGTTGTTGCTAGCCCTGTTTGGGCATTTTTTTGTGATACACGCCCAAGAACGCTATACGTTGAGCGGTACCATTTCCGAAGCTTCCAGTAATGAAACCCTTATCGGGGTCACCGTGGCCATTTCCGAGCTACGAACAGGTACCACGACCAACGAATACGGCTTTTATTCCATTACCCTGCCCGAAGGTGAGTACCAAGTTATTGTGAGCTATTTAGGTTTTCAAGAGGTGGTGCGCACCATCAATTTGAACCAAAACCAAAAATTGGACTTTAAACTGGAAGAAAAGGCAGAAGAGCTTGCCGAGGTGGTCGTCACAGATGATGTGGAAAAACTCGATATACGAAAGCCACAAATGAGCGTTACGTCCCTTTCCTCCAATACCATAAAACAGGTTCCCGTAGTGTTGGGTGAAGCAGACGTTATCAAATCCTTGGTATTGCTCCCTGGAATCACCAACGCTGGTGAAGCTTCCTCCGGATTCAATGTTCGGGGTGGTGCCGTAGACCAAAATCTTATCTTGTTGGACGAGGCGATAATCTTCAATTCTTCACACCTCTTCGGATTCTTTTCCGTATTCAATCCGGACGCCATAAAGGACGTAAAACTCTTCAAGGGGGGTATTCCTGCGCGCTACGGCGGAAGGGTGTCCTCGGTGTTGGAAATCTTTCAAAAAGAAGGAAACAGCAAAGAATTTAAGGTCAACGGTGGGATTGGAGCGGTAGCCAGCAGGTTGCTGGTGGAGGGGCCCATTCAAAAAGACCGTACCGCATTCTTGATCGGCGGCCGTGCCTCCTACGCTCACTTGTTTCTGCCCCTGTTCGACGTCAATAGCAAGGCCTACTTCTACGATTTGAACACCAAAATCAACCATAAAATCAATGAGAACAACAGTGTTTTCCTTTCGGGTTATTTTGGGCGGGACTTATTTAACGTGAGCGAACGCTTCGTGAACATTTACGGGAATGCCGTTGGAAACCTCAGATGGAACCACTTGTTTTCCGATAAACTTTTTTCCAACCTTTCCCTGATTTATTCTGATTATTACTACGGTCTGGAACTCGATTTTGTTGGATTTGAGTGGAATTCCGGGATTCAGAATTTCAATGTAAAATATGACCTGAAGCATTATCTAAATGATAAGTTTCAGATGAATTATGGCCTCAACAGCATCTACTACGTGTTCAACCCCGGGAAGATTGTGCCCAACAGTCCCGATTCCGGTATTGTTGAAGAGCAGCTGACCAAAAAATACGCCAACGAAAATGCAGTCTATGTAGACCTTGAACATCAAATAACTGAAAACCTAAGTATGCAATATGGGCTTAGGGCAAGTCAGTTCAACCGTTTTGGACAGGACGAGTTCTTTGTGTACCAAAACAACAACCCTGTCGAGTTTGACCCCTTTACACTTACGTATCGGGAAGCAAAACCTATAGACACCATAAGCCCTGGAAGAAGCGGAACCTTAAAGTCATTTTTCAATTTGGAGCCCAGGGTATCCATGTCCTACACCTTTAAAGAAAACAATTCCATCAAGGCGAGCTATACACGATTGGCACAATACCTTCACTTATTGTCCAATACCAGCTCCCCTACCCCGTTGGATGTGTGGACGCCCAGCGGACCGTTTGTGGAGCCACAACTACTGGACCAATACGCGATGGGTTATTTTAGAAACATAAAAAATGGGGCCTACACCTTGGAAACCGAAGTGTTCTACAAGGACATTCAAAATCGGATAGATTATATTGATGGGGCCAATCTGATTGCCAATAATGCCATTGAACAGGTCATCCTCAACGGACAGGCCAGGGCCTACGGTCTGGAACTCCTGCTGCGAAAAAACGAAGGCCAATTTAAGGGGTGGTTGGCTTACACCTTATCCCGCTCTGAACAACGAACCCCCGGTCGTACACTCAATTTTGACTCTGGACGTTCCAACCTGGAAACTGGAATCAATTTTGGCGATTGGTACAGTACCCCCTTTGACAAAACACATGACCTTTCCCTCTACGGCAGTTTTGAATTGAACGATAAGTGGAGCTTCAACGCCAACTTTGTCTATCAAACCGGGCAGCCCACCAATTATCCCATAGGCCAATTTGAGTTTGAAGGTGTGAGTGTACCTTATTATGGGTTGCGGAACAAGGAACGGTTACCGGACTATCACCGTTTGGATATATCGGCCATATTGACTCCAAGAAAAAATAAAGGAAGGAAATTTCAATCGGAATGGGTGTTCAGTATTTATAACGCCTACAATCGCATGAACGCCGCCTCTATCAATTTTAGGGAAAACGAAGATACAGGACGTAACGAAGCCGTCCGTACCTCTATTTTTGGTATTGTACCCTCAGTAACCTATAACTTTAAATTCTAG
- a CDS encoding glyceraldehyde-3-phosphate dehydrogenase, whose protein sequence is MSDNSSYEKELAFQADRRKATTEFIKIISDLWYDKAIEVVLFKNQIIDKNVSDIINLHEYAGEFVQKPMSIFDSVEILRAINDLNLPPAKLDIGKLTYEYNSSQNAHLNVKAFVIDKLKDAQSSKAIKPKDVVLYGFGRIGRLVARELMAKTGRGSQLRLRAIVVRGELNREMLEKRAALLKTDSVHGPFTGTVDVDDKKQALIINGTTVKIINANQPEDIDYTKHGINNALIIDNTGAFRDKTALSRHLKSKGASKVLLTAPGKEVPNIVHGVNHKDFDPDKTNIYSAASCTTNAITPILKVIEDSLGIKKGHLETIHAYTNDQNLVDNMHSKYRRGRAAALNMVITETGAGTAVAKALPSLKGKLTSNAIRVPVPNGSLAILNLEVKNKTSKEGVDTILKKYALEGDLVEQIKYALSNELVSSDIVGTTAPSIYDSKATIVSADGKNIVLYIWYDNEYGYSHQVIRLAKYIAKVRRYTYY, encoded by the coding sequence ATGAGTGACAATTCTTCCTACGAAAAAGAGCTAGCCTTTCAAGCAGATAGGCGAAAAGCAACTACGGAATTCATCAAAATCATTAGCGACCTCTGGTACGACAAGGCCATTGAAGTGGTCTTGTTCAAAAACCAGATTATCGACAAAAATGTAAGCGACATCATCAACCTGCACGAATATGCCGGTGAATTTGTTCAAAAACCGATGTCCATTTTTGATTCCGTGGAAATATTAAGGGCCATAAACGACCTTAACCTCCCTCCGGCCAAGCTGGATATTGGCAAATTGACCTACGAGTACAACTCCAGCCAAAATGCCCACCTCAATGTAAAGGCGTTCGTAATTGACAAACTTAAAGATGCACAATCATCAAAAGCTATCAAACCCAAAGACGTGGTGCTTTATGGTTTTGGACGTATCGGGCGTTTAGTGGCACGTGAACTTATGGCCAAAACTGGACGGGGAAGTCAGTTGCGCTTGCGTGCGATTGTGGTACGTGGAGAATTGAACAGGGAAATGCTCGAAAAAAGAGCGGCACTCCTTAAAACCGACTCCGTGCACGGACCCTTCACCGGAACCGTGGATGTGGACGACAAGAAACAGGCGCTGATTATTAACGGCACAACGGTAAAAATAATCAATGCCAACCAGCCCGAAGATATTGATTATACCAAACACGGCATCAATAATGCCCTGATCATAGACAATACCGGTGCATTTCGGGACAAAACGGCCCTTTCCCGTCATTTAAAATCCAAAGGAGCGAGCAAGGTGCTGCTCACCGCTCCGGGAAAAGAGGTGCCCAATATCGTACATGGGGTAAATCACAAGGATTTTGATCCTGACAAAACCAACATTTACTCTGCCGCTTCCTGTACCACCAATGCCATTACACCCATTCTCAAGGTGATAGAGGATTCCTTGGGCATTAAAAAAGGGCATTTGGAAACCATACATGCCTACACCAACGACCAAAATTTGGTGGACAATATGCACAGCAAATACCGTAGGGGTCGCGCTGCTGCGCTCAACATGGTGATTACGGAAACTGGTGCGGGCACCGCCGTGGCCAAAGCGCTTCCTTCCCTAAAGGGAAAATTGACATCCAATGCAATTCGGGTTCCCGTACCCAATGGGTCCTTGGCCATTCTTAACCTAGAGGTGAAAAATAAAACCTCGAAGGAAGGTGTGGATACCATCCTAAAAAAATACGCCCTCGAAGGGGATTTGGTGGAACAGATCAAATATGCGTTGAGCAACGAACTGGTATCATCGGACATTGTAGGGACCACGGCGCCATCCATTTATGACAGCAAGGCGACCATTGTGTCGGCCGATGGGAAAAATATTGTACTTTACATATGGTATGACAATGAGTACGGATATTCCCATCAAGTTATCCGATTGGCGAAATATATCGCTAAAGTTAGGCGTTATACCTACTATTAA
- a CDS encoding NADP-dependent isocitrate dehydrogenase produces the protein MAKLYYTKTDEAPALATLSFLPIVKSFTETADISVETKDISLAGRIAAMFPELLTEEQQVPDDLSILGELAKTPEANIIKLPNISASIPQLKEAIEELQEKGYPLPDYPDEPKTDEEKAIKTKYDKVKGSAVNPVLREGNSDRRAPKAVKNYAKAHPHTMGEWSSDSKTHVATMSHGDFKSNEKSLTMESAGDVRIELVDANGNTTVLKDKLSLLKGEVIDATVMSKKALVEFLTKEIADAREKNLLLSLHFKATMMKVSDPIIFGHALEVYFSELFKTYGDTFQKLGINPNNGLETLLDKIGELPEEQHKEIEAAIKASIDNGPDLAMVNSDKGITNLHVPSDVIIDASMPAMIRNSGKMWDKNGELQDTKAIIPDSSYSGVYQATIDFCKEHGAFDPTTMGTVPNVGLMAQKAEEYGSHDKTFEIETAGTVKVVDANGKTLIEHKVEEGDIWRMCQVKDAPVQDWVKLAVSRARATNTPAVFWLDAERAHDAELIKKVNLYLKDHDTEGLDIRILSPIEATKFTLKRMKDGKDTISVSGNVLRDYLTDLFPILEVGTSAKMLSIVPLMNGGGLFETGAGGSAPKHVEQFLEEGHLRWDSLGEFLALAVSLEFYGEKNKNSKALILSEALDKATEEFLNQDKSPSRKVNELDTRGSHFYLALYWAEQLAKQEQDQELKTIFSKVYEAMSTNEQKIAQELIDAQGSPMDIGGYYLPNPEKASKAMRPSATLNQILSSIG, from the coding sequence ATGGCTAAACTTTATTATACCAAAACAGATGAGGCACCTGCCTTAGCAACACTATCCTTCTTACCCATTGTAAAATCCTTTACCGAAACTGCTGACATTTCCGTTGAGACCAAGGACATCTCTTTGGCCGGTAGAATTGCAGCCATGTTTCCAGAATTATTGACCGAGGAGCAACAAGTTCCGGACGATTTGTCCATTTTGGGCGAACTTGCCAAGACACCAGAGGCCAATATCATCAAATTACCGAATATCAGTGCCTCCATTCCTCAGCTAAAGGAAGCCATCGAAGAACTACAAGAAAAAGGCTACCCACTGCCCGACTATCCGGACGAACCCAAAACAGATGAGGAAAAGGCCATCAAGACTAAATACGATAAAGTAAAAGGAAGTGCCGTAAACCCTGTACTGCGCGAAGGCAACTCCGACCGTAGGGCACCAAAAGCCGTAAAAAATTACGCCAAGGCACATCCGCACACCATGGGCGAATGGTCCTCCGACTCCAAGACCCACGTAGCTACCATGTCACACGGCGACTTTAAATCCAACGAAAAGTCGTTGACGATGGAAAGCGCGGGAGATGTTCGCATTGAGTTAGTGGATGCCAACGGAAACACTACGGTGCTCAAGGATAAACTTTCCCTTCTTAAAGGCGAGGTCATCGATGCCACCGTCATGAGCAAAAAAGCATTGGTGGAGTTTTTGACCAAGGAAATTGCCGATGCAAGAGAGAAGAACCTGTTGTTATCACTCCATTTCAAGGCGACCATGATGAAGGTTTCCGACCCGATCATTTTTGGTCATGCTTTGGAAGTATACTTCTCCGAACTGTTCAAGACCTATGGCGACACCTTCCAAAAGTTGGGCATCAACCCTAACAATGGATTGGAAACCTTATTGGACAAAATCGGGGAACTGCCCGAAGAGCAGCACAAAGAAATTGAAGCAGCCATCAAGGCCAGCATCGACAATGGACCCGATTTGGCCATGGTGAATTCCGATAAGGGAATCACCAACCTTCATGTACCCAGCGATGTCATTATTGACGCTTCCATGCCCGCCATGATCAGAAATTCTGGTAAAATGTGGGACAAAAATGGAGAACTTCAAGATACCAAGGCAATCATTCCTGACAGCAGTTACTCTGGCGTTTACCAAGCGACCATTGATTTCTGCAAAGAGCACGGCGCCTTCGACCCTACTACCATGGGAACAGTGCCCAATGTAGGTTTGATGGCCCAAAAAGCCGAAGAATACGGTTCGCACGACAAAACGTTTGAAATTGAGACGGCTGGAACCGTAAAAGTGGTAGACGCCAACGGAAAAACCTTGATTGAGCACAAGGTAGAAGAAGGAGATATTTGGAGAATGTGCCAGGTAAAGGATGCCCCAGTCCAGGATTGGGTAAAACTGGCAGTTTCCCGAGCCAGGGCAACCAATACGCCCGCCGTTTTCTGGTTGGATGCCGAAAGGGCCCACGACGCAGAACTGATCAAAAAGGTCAATCTATACCTAAAAGACCATGATACGGAAGGATTGGATATTCGAATCCTATCCCCTATCGAAGCGACCAAGTTTACCTTGAAGCGCATGAAAGATGGCAAGGACACGATTTCCGTTTCCGGTAACGTATTGCGGGATTACCTAACGGACCTTTTCCCCATTCTCGAAGTAGGAACCAGTGCCAAGATGTTGTCCATCGTTCCTTTGATGAATGGAGGTGGTTTATTTGAAACAGGTGCCGGAGGTTCTGCCCCAAAACACGTAGAGCAATTTTTGGAAGAAGGTCACTTACGATGGGATTCTTTGGGAGAATTTCTGGCGTTGGCCGTTTCATTGGAGTTTTACGGGGAAAAGAACAAGAACAGCAAAGCTCTCATATTGTCCGAAGCATTGGACAAGGCCACCGAAGAATTTTTGAATCAGGATAAATCGCCCTCACGTAAAGTGAACGAACTGGATACCCGGGGCAGCCATTTCTACCTTGCCCTATATTGGGCAGAGCAATTGGCCAAGCAAGAACAAGATCAAGAATTGAAAACCATCTTCTCTAAAGTGTACGAAGCCATGTCCACCAACGAGCAGAAAATCGCCCAAGAATTGATCGATGCCCAAGGGTCGCCCATGGATATCGGAGGGTATTACCTTCCAAACCCGGAAAAAGCATCCAAAGCCATGCGTCCCAGTGCAACATTGAACCAGATTTTGAGTTCGATCGGGTAG
- a CDS encoding tRNA (guanine-N1)-methyltransferase, with product MKHLRILFALTLLISTLSVQAQEEESDNTLRGQFEELESKSGNYRANGIQYEVIKLSDLYKTKNNIFDSIETANKTIKDLSATITANDAEIEDLNTKLQETTNKLNAVTEEKDSISFFGAMVSKGTYNFILWSIIFGLLLLLLFFIYRFRNSNFLTQQAKSALADLEEEYQNHRRRALEREQKISRQLQDELNKQKK from the coding sequence ATGAAGCATTTACGCATTTTATTCGCCTTGACCTTACTTATTTCCACACTGTCCGTCCAAGCACAGGAAGAAGAGTCCGACAATACGCTACGGGGACAATTTGAGGAACTGGAAAGCAAGTCGGGGAACTATCGCGCAAACGGTATCCAGTATGAAGTGATTAAACTATCCGACCTCTATAAAACAAAGAACAACATCTTTGATTCCATAGAAACGGCCAACAAGACCATCAAGGATCTATCGGCTACCATTACGGCCAACGATGCCGAAATAGAGGATTTGAATACCAAGCTGCAGGAAACCACCAACAAGTTGAATGCAGTTACCGAAGAAAAGGACAGTATTTCGTTTTTTGGAGCCATGGTGAGCAAAGGAACCTACAATTTTATTTTGTGGTCCATCATTTTTGGATTGCTGCTGCTTTTGCTGTTCTTTATCTACAGGTTCAGGAACAGTAATTTCTTGACGCAGCAGGCCAAATCTGCCCTTGCCGACTTGGAGGAAGAATATCAGAACCACAGGCGACGGGCTTTGGAGCGCGAGCAGAAAATCAGCAGACAACTGCAGGATGAGCTGAACAAGCAGAAAAAATAG
- the trmD gene encoding tRNA (guanosine(37)-N1)-methyltransferase TrmD codes for MRIDIITVLPELLQSPFEASILKRAIEKGLVEVHLHNLRDYASGNYKQVDDYQFGGGAGMVMMVEPIDKCISELKAQRDYDEVIYMTPDGNTLNQGMANEISMKGNIIVLCGHYKGVDQRVRDMFVTREISIGDYVLSGGELAAAILCDAVIRLLPGVLNDETSALTDTFQDNLLAPPVYTRPAEYKGMEVPKILLSGNFPKIEKWREQQALERTRQRRPDLLENE; via the coding sequence ATGCGGATTGACATCATTACCGTACTTCCCGAACTTCTGCAAAGTCCTTTTGAAGCTTCTATCCTAAAGCGAGCCATTGAAAAAGGATTGGTAGAGGTGCATCTTCATAATTTGAGGGATTATGCTTCGGGAAATTACAAACAAGTGGACGACTACCAGTTTGGTGGCGGGGCCGGTATGGTCATGATGGTGGAACCTATTGATAAGTGCATTTCCGAACTCAAAGCACAACGGGATTATGACGAAGTGATTTACATGACCCCCGATGGAAACACCCTGAACCAAGGTATGGCCAATGAGATTTCCATGAAAGGGAACATTATTGTGCTTTGCGGGCATTACAAGGGTGTGGACCAAAGGGTAAGGGATATGTTCGTGACCCGTGAAATTTCCATTGGGGATTATGTGCTTTCGGGAGGGGAATTGGCCGCAGCCATCTTGTGCGATGCTGTAATCCGTTTGCTTCCGGGCGTGTTGAACGATGAAACCTCCGCCCTTACCGATACCTTTCAGGATAATTTATTGGCACCGCCCGTGTATACCCGTCCAGCAGAATACAAAGGAATGGAAGTACCCAAGATATTGTTGAGCGGCAACTTCCCCAAAATCGAAAAATGGCGGGAACAACAAGCCCTTGAACGCACCCGCCAAAGAAGGCCCGACCTATTGGAAAATGAGTAA
- a CDS encoding trypsin-like peptidase domain-containing protein yields the protein MKKIASLLLVSVFAGAITLGAYKLFFEKESYKWVTSEEETPLVTTSNLDTSARGAGINEVDFTLAAEKTVNSVVHVKNMTLSRGPSSIAEFFYGYERQQTPQVGTGSGVVISPDGYIVTNNHVIANSSQLEVTLNNNKTYEAEVIGTDPDSDIALLKIDAENALPYLAFGDSDNTKIGEWVLAVGNPFNLTSTVTAGIVSAKARSLSPTRTQSFIQTDAAVNPGNSGGALVNTNGDLIGINTAITSQTGSYVGYAFAVPSNIAKKVVEDIMEFGNVQKGLLGISAANTNSPAAIEMGLDQLEGVYIAGVEEESGAEDAGLMEGDVIKKIDNIEIQKFSELTGYLSAKRPGDVVQVTLDRDGKSLVKNVTLKKQNSVILPATAFRVKNLSKEDIKKFGVSKGVKITDVPQGYERYDLKDKIIVEVDGNKVNNIEDAKKYFGEISRYGRTSFTMINQNGEKEHMILQ from the coding sequence ATGAAGAAAATAGCAAGTTTACTCCTAGTATCTGTATTCGCAGGAGCTATTACCCTGGGAGCTTATAAATTGTTTTTTGAGAAGGAAAGCTACAAGTGGGTCACCTCTGAGGAGGAAACGCCTTTGGTGACGACCAGTAATTTGGATACTTCGGCCAGAGGGGCGGGAATCAATGAAGTTGATTTCACCTTGGCTGCCGAGAAAACGGTCAATTCCGTGGTGCACGTTAAAAATATGACCTTGAGCAGAGGCCCATCCAGTATTGCAGAGTTCTTTTATGGGTATGAGCGCCAACAAACCCCTCAAGTAGGAACAGGTTCGGGCGTTGTCATTTCGCCAGATGGATATATTGTCACCAACAATCATGTGATTGCCAACTCAAGCCAGTTGGAAGTTACCTTGAACAACAACAAAACCTACGAAGCCGAGGTGATTGGAACGGACCCCGATTCCGACATTGCCCTGCTGAAAATCGATGCGGAGAATGCACTCCCTTACTTGGCTTTTGGTGATTCTGACAATACCAAAATTGGGGAATGGGTGCTTGCCGTAGGCAATCCTTTTAATTTGACGTCCACAGTAACAGCTGGAATCGTTAGTGCCAAAGCCAGATCGTTGTCACCGACAAGAACCCAATCGTTTATCCAGACCGATGCTGCGGTGAATCCCGGGAACAGCGGGGGTGCCTTAGTGAACACCAATGGAGACCTTATCGGAATCAATACGGCCATTACCTCCCAAACAGGTTCGTATGTGGGTTATGCCTTTGCGGTGCCCAGCAATATCGCGAAGAAAGTGGTAGAGGACATAATGGAGTTTGGTAATGTGCAAAAAGGGCTTTTGGGCATTTCCGCCGCCAATACGAACTCACCTGCTGCCATTGAAATGGGTCTTGACCAGCTCGAAGGTGTATATATTGCCGGTGTGGAAGAGGAATCCGGAGCCGAGGATGCCGGTTTAATGGAAGGCGACGTCATCAAAAAGATAGACAATATCGAAATCCAGAAGTTCTCCGAACTTACCGGTTACCTTTCAGCCAAGAGACCTGGTGATGTGGTACAGGTCACATTGGACCGAGATGGCAAAAGCTTGGTCAAAAATGTGACGTTGAAAAAACAAAACAGCGTTATTTTGCCAGCTACCGCCTTTAGGGTAAAAAACCTGAGCAAGGAGGACATTAAAAAATTCGGGGTATCCAAAGGCGTTAAAATCACCGATGTTCCCCAAGGCTATGAAAGGTATGATTTGAAAGATAAAATTATTGTGGAGGTCGATGGAAACAAGGTCAATAATATTGAGGATGCCAAAAAATATTTTGGTGAGATTTCCCGATACGGACGGACCAGTTTTACCATGATCAACCAGAACGGTGAAAAGGAACATATGATCCTTCAATAA
- a CDS encoding DUF4249 family protein has protein sequence MKKLIALMVIVLAMTSCEDVIEVDLPEVETRLVVDGLLRVDKSQEFIDVRIQMRESSNFFEDNPPAQVESALIYYGVLENGNFESIAFSNLTEETPGSGIYVPDPTFMEDQRIRTAAAEPGVVFVLQVTHKGRKYFAQTEYAPTVPIDNLEQGTDTLFDEEETEIIVSFTDNGDEDNFYVFDFMNSEFLVVEDEFFQGQQFSFSYFYDDEITAGETVTVSILGATEEFYNYMDLVLEQTENNGGVFQTPVATVRGNVFDITGLDNITILDNVERPNDYALGYFGVVQEFSRELTITD, from the coding sequence ATGAAGAAACTTATCGCTCTTATGGTTATCGTTTTGGCCATGACATCTTGCGAAGACGTCATCGAGGTAGATCTGCCCGAGGTAGAAACCAGACTCGTGGTAGATGGGCTGTTGCGCGTGGACAAAAGTCAGGAATTTATAGATGTTCGCATCCAAATGCGGGAAAGCAGCAATTTTTTTGAGGATAATCCTCCGGCCCAAGTCGAAAGTGCCCTCATTTACTACGGGGTGCTCGAGAATGGCAATTTTGAAAGTATCGCCTTCAGTAACCTGACCGAAGAAACACCGGGCTCTGGTATATACGTGCCGGACCCCACTTTTATGGAGGACCAACGTATTCGTACCGCCGCTGCGGAACCCGGAGTAGTGTTTGTGTTGCAGGTTACCCATAAGGGAAGAAAGTACTTTGCACAGACCGAATATGCCCCCACCGTTCCCATAGACAATCTGGAACAGGGAACCGACACCCTCTTTGACGAGGAGGAGACTGAAATCATCGTCAGCTTTACGGATAATGGGGATGAGGACAACTTTTATGTCTTTGATTTTATGAACAGTGAGTTTTTGGTAGTGGAAGATGAATTCTTTCAGGGACAACAATTCTCATTTTCCTATTTCTATGATGATGAAATCACCGCTGGAGAAACCGTTACAGTAAGTATACTAGGGGCTACGGAAGAATTCTATAATTATATGGATTTGGTCTTGGAGCAGACGGAAAACAATGGTGGGGTATTCCAAACACCCGTGGCAACCGTACGAGGTAATGTATTTGATATTACGGGATTGGACAATATTACTATTTTGGACAATGTTGAACGCCCAAACGATTATGCATTGGGCTATTTTGGCGTAGTTCAAGAGTTCTCCAGAGAACTAACGATTACGGATTAG